In Vicinamibacterales bacterium, a single genomic region encodes these proteins:
- the purQ gene encoding phosphoribosylformylglycinamidine synthase subunit PurQ, which translates to MKFGVVVFPGSNCDHDAYHAAKHVLGQDAEFLWHKDRGLKGADVVILPGGFAHGDYLRTGAIARFSPIMPAIQEFARRGGPVLGICNGFQVLLESGLLPGAMLRNRDLKFHCEQVTVRVEQTDTPFTAAAVKGQRLRLPIAHGEGNYYADPEVVRQLEADRRVIFRYCDERGEATDAANPNGAVNGIAGICSEARNVVGLMPHPERACESPLGSADGLILFESVVTSLAREGAARTA; encoded by the coding sequence ATGAAATTCGGAGTCGTGGTGTTTCCGGGATCGAACTGCGATCACGACGCGTACCACGCGGCGAAGCACGTGCTCGGCCAGGATGCCGAGTTCCTCTGGCACAAGGACCGCGGCCTCAAAGGCGCCGACGTCGTCATCCTGCCCGGCGGCTTCGCCCATGGCGATTACCTGCGGACCGGCGCGATTGCCCGCTTCTCGCCGATCATGCCCGCGATCCAGGAGTTCGCCCGCCGCGGCGGACCGGTGCTCGGCATCTGCAACGGGTTCCAGGTGCTGCTCGAATCGGGGCTGCTCCCCGGCGCGATGCTCCGCAACCGCGATCTGAAGTTCCACTGCGAGCAGGTCACGGTCCGCGTCGAGCAGACCGACACCCCCTTCACCGCCGCCGCCGTGAAGGGGCAGCGGCTGCGGCTGCCCATCGCGCACGGCGAGGGGAACTATTACGCCGACCCGGAGGTCGTCCGCCAGCTCGAAGCCGACCGGCGCGTGATCTTCCGCTACTGCGACGAGCGCGGCGAGGCCACCGATGCCGCCAACCCCAACGGCGCGGTGAACGGCATCGCCGGAATCTGCAGCGAGGCGCGGAACGTCGTCGGCCTGATGCCCCATCCCGAGCGCGCCTGCGAGTCGCCGCTGGGCAGCGCCGACGGGTTGATCCTGTTCGAGTCGGTCGTCACCTCGCTGGCGCGCGAGGGCGCGGCGCGGACGGCATGA
- a CDS encoding metallophosphoesterase, which yields MPAEGRAARPSVSITRRNLLKGLFGVGLGVATGTAAHGFLYERHHLELTRLRFPVAGLPEPLRGFRIGVLTDIHRSKDVSHDMVARAVSLIMREAPDLILLGGDYVSFGDRRYAQPAAEALAPLSAPHGVLAVLGNHDDDREVPAALAAKGFTVLRDARTRLTLRGETVDFAGIRFWTYKAIDIAHVVRGAVPMTFLLAHTPKRLFEAQQLAVPAVISGHTHGGQIVLPGIGAIAAREFPVVSGVEQRQGTSIFVSRGVGTVYVPVRINCPPEVAVLTLEPVARA from the coding sequence ATGCCCGCCGAAGGCCGTGCGGCCCGTCCCTCCGTGTCGATCACGCGCCGCAATCTGCTGAAGGGTCTGTTCGGCGTCGGGCTCGGCGTCGCGACCGGCACCGCCGCGCACGGCTTCCTCTACGAGCGCCATCATCTCGAGCTGACGCGGCTTCGCTTTCCCGTCGCGGGTCTGCCGGAGCCGCTGCGCGGATTCCGCATCGGCGTGCTCACCGACATCCATCGCAGCAAGGACGTCTCGCACGACATGGTGGCGCGGGCGGTGTCGCTGATCATGCGCGAGGCTCCCGATCTGATCCTGCTCGGCGGCGACTACGTCAGCTTCGGCGACCGCCGCTACGCGCAGCCCGCCGCCGAGGCGCTGGCGCCGCTGTCCGCGCCGCACGGCGTCCTCGCCGTGCTCGGCAACCACGACGACGATCGCGAGGTGCCGGCGGCGCTGGCCGCGAAGGGATTCACCGTCCTGCGCGACGCGCGCACGCGGCTGACGCTGCGCGGCGAGACGGTGGACTTCGCCGGCATCCGCTTCTGGACCTACAAGGCGATCGACATCGCGCACGTGGTCCGCGGCGCGGTGCCGATGACGTTCCTGCTGGCGCACACGCCGAAGCGGCTGTTCGAGGCGCAGCAGCTCGCCGTGCCGGCGGTGATCAGCGGGCACACGCATGGCGGCCAGATCGTCCTGCCCGGGATCGGCGCCATCGCGGCGCGCGAGTTCCCCGTCGTCTCCGGCGTGGAACAGCGGCAGGGCACGTCGATCTTCGTCAGCCGCGGCGTGGGTACGGTCTACGTGCCGGTGCGGATCAATTGCCCGCCGGAAGTCGCGGTGCTGACGCTCGAGCCGGTCGCGCGCGCGTAG
- the purF gene encoding amidophosphoribosyltransferase, translated as MSQSASVNGVPLDKFKDECGVFGIFGHPEAANLTYLGLYALQHRGQESAGIASADGVKMRISRAMGHVADAFDERSLEALPGHIAIGHTRYSTAGESKLQNAQPILIDCAHGQIAIAHNGNLVNARELRDRLVRDGSIFQTSSDTEVVLHLYARSREHAVEDALVESISQVTGAFSLAMMTKDRLIAARDPHGFRPLALGRLDGAYIVCSETCALDLIGATYLRDVEPGELLVISDGGLRSLRPFPPAPLAHCVFEHVYFARPDSYVFGRSVNEVRTELGRMLARESRVDADVVCPIPDSGVCAATGFAEASGIPMEMGLIRNHYVGRTFIQPQQAIRHFSVRIKLNPVRSVLEGRRVVLVDDSIVRGTTSRKIVKMVRAAGAKEVHLRISCPPTVSPCFYGVDTPDKAELIAATHTLDQVREFIEADSLAYLSMEGLLGAVGKERGSYCTSCYTGVYPVAFPRDEKAYLQLALKVVE; from the coding sequence ATGAGCCAGAGCGCATCGGTCAACGGCGTGCCGCTGGACAAGTTCAAGGACGAGTGCGGGGTCTTCGGCATCTTCGGTCACCCCGAAGCGGCCAACCTCACGTATCTCGGCTTGTACGCGCTGCAGCACCGCGGGCAGGAAAGCGCCGGCATCGCGAGCGCCGACGGCGTGAAGATGCGCATCTCGCGCGCGATGGGGCACGTCGCCGACGCCTTCGACGAGCGCAGCCTCGAGGCGCTGCCCGGACACATTGCCATCGGCCACACCCGCTACTCGACCGCGGGCGAGAGCAAGCTGCAGAACGCGCAGCCCATCCTGATCGACTGCGCGCACGGACAGATCGCCATCGCCCACAACGGCAACCTGGTGAACGCCCGCGAGCTGCGCGATCGGCTCGTGCGCGACGGCTCGATCTTCCAGACCAGCAGCGACACCGAAGTCGTCCTGCACCTCTACGCGCGCTCGCGCGAGCATGCCGTCGAAGACGCCCTGGTCGAATCCATCTCCCAGGTCACCGGCGCCTTCTCGCTGGCGATGATGACCAAGGATCGCCTGATCGCGGCGCGCGACCCGCACGGGTTCCGGCCGCTCGCGCTCGGCAGGCTCGACGGCGCCTACATCGTCTGTTCGGAGACCTGCGCGCTGGATCTCATCGGCGCCACCTACCTCCGCGACGTGGAGCCCGGCGAGCTGCTGGTGATCAGCGATGGCGGACTTCGCTCGCTGCGTCCGTTTCCGCCGGCGCCGCTGGCGCACTGCGTGTTCGAGCACGTGTATTTCGCCCGGCCCGACAGCTACGTGTTCGGCCGCAGCGTGAACGAGGTGCGCACCGAGTTGGGGCGCATGCTGGCGCGCGAGTCCCGCGTCGACGCCGACGTCGTCTGTCCGATCCCCGACTCCGGCGTCTGTGCCGCCACCGGGTTCGCCGAGGCGTCCGGCATCCCGATGGAGATGGGGCTCATCCGCAATCACTACGTCGGCCGCACGTTCATCCAGCCGCAGCAGGCGATCCGGCATTTCAGCGTCCGCATCAAGCTCAATCCCGTGCGCAGCGTGCTGGAGGGGCGCCGCGTGGTGCTGGTCGACGATTCGATCGTCCGCGGGACCACCAGCCGCAAGATCGTGAAGATGGTGCGGGCGGCGGGGGCCAAGGAAGTCCACCTGCGGATCAGCTGCCCGCCGACCGTGTCGCCGTGCTTCTACGGCGTCGACACGCCGGACAAGGCGGAGTTGATCGCCGCGACCCACACGCTCGACCAGGTCCGCGAGTTCATCGAGGCGGACAGCCTCGCCTATCTGAGCATGGAGGGGCTGCTCGGCGCGGTCGGCAAGGAGCGCGGGTCGTACTGCACGTCGTGCTACACCGGCGTCTATCCGGTGGCGTTTCCGCGCGACGAGAAGGCCTACCTGCAGCTCGCGCTGAAGGTGGTCGAATGA
- the purM gene encoding phosphoribosylformylglycinamidine cyclo-ligase encodes MDYRSAGVDIDAGNEVVRRIRGLARGTHTRGVVSELGSFGGLFHLGARGFRDPILVSSADGVGTKLRVAFLTGIHDTVGLDLVNHCVNDILVQGAEPLFFFDYLATGRLDPDVAVRIVEGLARGCRENGCALLGGETAEMPGFYADGEYDVAGFIVGAVERERLIDGRSIRAGDVLIGLPSSGLHTNGYSLARSIAFEKLGLSVSDRVEELGTSVGDALLTPHRSYLPVVRPLLESAAIKGMAHITGGGITDNLPRVLPQGTEAVVRLGSWNVLPIFQWLERAGGVPREDMLRTFNMGVGLILVVAPADAERALASLDGEGRVIGAIAASSSSEPHVRYDG; translated from the coding sequence ATGGACTATAGAAGCGCGGGCGTCGACATCGACGCCGGCAACGAAGTGGTTCGCCGCATCCGCGGGCTCGCGCGCGGCACGCACACCCGCGGCGTGGTTTCCGAGCTGGGATCGTTCGGCGGGCTCTTTCACCTGGGCGCCCGCGGCTTTCGCGATCCGATCCTGGTGTCGAGCGCCGACGGCGTCGGCACCAAGCTGCGGGTCGCGTTCCTGACCGGCATCCACGACACCGTCGGCCTCGACCTGGTCAACCACTGCGTCAACGACATCCTCGTCCAGGGGGCCGAGCCGCTCTTCTTCTTCGACTACCTGGCGACCGGGCGGCTCGATCCCGACGTCGCGGTCCGCATCGTCGAGGGACTGGCGCGGGGCTGCCGCGAGAACGGCTGCGCGCTGCTCGGCGGCGAGACCGCCGAGATGCCCGGGTTCTACGCCGACGGCGAGTACGACGTCGCCGGCTTCATCGTCGGAGCCGTCGAGCGCGAGCGTCTGATCGACGGCCGCTCGATCCGCGCCGGTGACGTGCTGATCGGGCTGCCGTCCTCGGGTCTGCATACCAACGGCTACTCGCTGGCGCGCTCGATCGCGTTCGAGAAGCTCGGGCTGTCGGTGAGCGATCGCGTCGAGGAGCTCGGCACGTCGGTCGGCGATGCGCTGCTGACCCCGCACCGCTCGTACCTGCCGGTGGTCCGTCCGCTGCTCGAGTCCGCGGCGATCAAGGGCATGGCCCACATCACCGGCGGCGGCATCACCGACAACCTGCCGCGCGTGCTTCCGCAGGGCACCGAGGCGGTCGTCCGCCTCGGCTCGTGGAACGTGCTGCCGATCTTTCAGTGGCTCGAGCGCGCCGGCGGCGTGCCGCGCGAAGACATGCTCCGCACGTTCAACATGGGCGTCGGGTTGATTCTCGTCGTCGCGCCCGCTGACGCCGAGCGCGCGCTCGCCTCCCTCGACGGGGAAGGGCGCGTCATCGGCGCGATCGCCGCATCCTCCTCGTCCGAGCCGCACGTCCGCTACGACGGCTGA
- a CDS encoding HEAT repeat domain-containing protein: MKIAAAALLAAFAGAALQSPPAATLRSSIDNLGKFEAPVRTAASREVRRAAPAQAVPALMAAATGHADGYVRFRALVLLSGFNDSRAREVMSAALDEPNDRLRTVAYAYFEHNKERGMSARLIKALEKEDGEFVRPALTRALAAYGDEPEAQKQLASLVMRGQDLYRSAVIDALGDYRAGYAFAPISEVAKLDGPLQEDAILALGKIGDKRALPVLQALQRTAPRARQPAVAAAICLLGINCESHQKFVTDTLHFALANIGFQDLLRASARALGALAIAGRDSAAVTLLDAGIQARDPGRAPIALALGTVALRNTPLTVKLFGAREDLRDAALLLRDAFDMLEEDFEEERFFATVRRSYWQAPEGSAQRKVADTLIQVLEF; encoded by the coding sequence ATGAAGATCGCCGCCGCCGCGCTCCTCGCGGCGTTCGCCGGCGCCGCTCTCCAGTCTCCGCCGGCGGCCACGCTCCGCTCGTCGATCGACAATCTCGGCAAGTTCGAGGCGCCGGTTCGCACCGCCGCGTCGCGTGAAGTCCGCCGCGCCGCGCCGGCGCAGGCGGTGCCGGCGCTGATGGCCGCGGCGACCGGCCACGCCGACGGCTACGTGCGGTTCCGCGCGCTGGTCCTGCTGTCCGGGTTCAACGACAGCCGCGCCCGCGAGGTGATGAGCGCGGCGCTCGACGAGCCCAACGATCGGCTGCGTACCGTGGCCTACGCCTACTTCGAGCACAACAAGGAGCGCGGCATGTCGGCGCGCCTGATCAAGGCGCTGGAGAAAGAGGACGGCGAGTTCGTGCGTCCGGCGCTGACGCGCGCCCTGGCGGCCTACGGCGACGAGCCCGAGGCGCAGAAGCAGCTCGCCTCCCTGGTGATGCGCGGCCAGGATCTGTATCGCAGCGCCGTGATCGACGCGCTCGGCGATTACCGCGCCGGCTATGCCTTCGCCCCGATCAGCGAGGTCGCGAAGCTCGACGGGCCGCTCCAGGAAGACGCGATTCTGGCGCTCGGGAAGATCGGCGACAAGCGCGCGCTGCCGGTGCTGCAGGCGCTGCAGCGGACGGCGCCGCGCGCGCGCCAGCCGGCCGTCGCCGCCGCGATCTGCCTGCTCGGGATCAACTGCGAGTCACATCAGAAGTTCGTCACCGATACGCTGCACTTCGCGCTGGCGAACATCGGCTTCCAGGACCTGCTGCGCGCCTCGGCCCGCGCGCTCGGCGCTCTCGCGATCGCCGGCCGCGACAGCGCCGCGGTCACGCTGCTCGACGCCGGCATTCAGGCGCGCGACCCCGGCCGGGCGCCGATCGCGCTCGCGCTCGGCACCGTCGCGCTGCGCAACACGCCGCTCACCGTCAAGCTGTTCGGCGCGCGCGAGGATCTCCGCGACGCGGCGCTGCTCCTGCGCGACGCGTTCGACATGCTCGAGGAGGATTTCGAGGAAGAGCGGTTCTTCGCGACGGTCCGCCGCTCGTACTGGCAGGCGCCGGAGGGATCCGCGCAGCGCAAGGTCGCGGACACGCTGATCCAGGTGCTGGAGTTTTGA
- the purL gene encoding phosphoribosylformylglycinamidine synthase subunit PurL gives MTVTPEEYERIKRSLRREPTETELGIFSVMWSEHCSYKSSRIHLKKLPTRGARVLQGPGENAGAVDIGGGLAAVFKIESHNHPSFIEPYQGAATGVGGIIRDIFTMGARPIALLNSLRFGPLDASAPSGAGAGDAARTRRIMEGVVSGIAGYGNSIGIPTVGGEIAFEEPYTSNPLVNVLCLGIVKADALVKGNASGAGNPVYYVGAKTGRDGIHGATMASAEFDEKALEKRPAVQVGDPFMEKLLLEACLELMATDALIGVQDMGAAGLTCSTCEMGSRGGAGVEIDVMHVPQRESGMTPYEIMLSESQERMLLVVKKGREAEVEKIFEKWDLHAAHIGEVTTDGIMRVKDHGTVVAEIPNTALVDEAPVYDRPAARPAYLDDVGTFDAARLKQVPPREALLALLASPTIASKRWVYRQYDTMVRTNTIAAAGMTAGVVRVKGTERALAISTDGNGRYCYLNPRRGAMLAVAEAARNVACAGAVPIGATNCLNFGNPERPEIMWQLVEAIEGIADACRALDVPITGGNVSLYNETDGRAIYPTPIIGVVGLMEDASRVLTRAFRGSGDAVVLLGEDRGELGGSEYLKTIHGLVRGDAPALDLAREAALIRLVTESASAGLLRSAHDCSDGGIAVTLAECSFDTGGVGVTADLASEVELFSETASRIVVSVEASKEQELLARAAAAGVPARRIGTTGGSRLAIHVDGRSAIDVAVTEAERLWSTALERYFKRAVA, from the coding sequence ATGACTGTCACACCCGAGGAATACGAGCGCATCAAGCGATCGCTCCGGCGCGAGCCGACCGAGACCGAGCTCGGCATCTTCTCGGTCATGTGGTCCGAGCACTGCAGCTACAAGAGCTCGCGCATCCATCTCAAGAAGCTCCCGACGCGAGGCGCGCGGGTGCTGCAGGGCCCGGGGGAGAACGCCGGCGCCGTCGACATCGGCGGCGGGCTCGCCGCGGTCTTCAAGATCGAGTCGCACAACCACCCGTCGTTCATCGAGCCGTACCAGGGGGCGGCGACCGGCGTCGGCGGCATCATCCGCGACATCTTCACGATGGGCGCGCGCCCCATCGCGCTGCTCAATTCGCTCCGCTTCGGCCCGCTCGACGCGTCGGCGCCGTCCGGCGCCGGCGCCGGCGACGCCGCGCGCACGCGCCGCATCATGGAAGGCGTGGTCAGCGGCATCGCCGGCTACGGCAACAGCATCGGCATCCCGACCGTCGGCGGGGAGATCGCATTCGAGGAGCCGTACACCAGCAATCCGCTGGTGAACGTGCTGTGCCTCGGCATCGTCAAGGCGGACGCGCTCGTAAAGGGCAACGCCTCCGGCGCCGGCAACCCGGTGTACTACGTCGGCGCCAAGACCGGCCGCGACGGGATCCACGGCGCGACGATGGCGTCGGCGGAGTTCGATGAGAAGGCGCTGGAGAAGCGGCCGGCGGTGCAGGTCGGCGATCCCTTCATGGAGAAACTGCTGCTCGAGGCCTGCCTGGAGCTGATGGCGACCGACGCGCTCATCGGCGTGCAGGACATGGGAGCCGCGGGGCTGACCTGCTCGACCTGCGAGATGGGGTCGCGCGGCGGCGCCGGCGTCGAGATCGACGTCATGCACGTGCCGCAGCGCGAGTCCGGCATGACCCCCTACGAGATCATGCTGTCGGAATCGCAGGAGCGGATGCTCCTGGTGGTGAAGAAGGGGCGCGAAGCCGAGGTCGAGAAGATCTTCGAGAAGTGGGATCTCCATGCCGCCCACATCGGCGAGGTGACCACCGACGGCATCATGCGCGTCAAGGACCACGGCACCGTCGTCGCCGAGATCCCGAACACCGCCCTGGTGGACGAGGCGCCGGTCTACGACCGGCCGGCGGCGCGTCCGGCGTATCTCGACGACGTGGGAACGTTCGACGCCGCCCGGCTGAAGCAGGTGCCGCCCCGCGAGGCGCTCCTCGCGCTGCTGGCATCCCCCACCATCGCGAGCAAGCGGTGGGTCTACCGCCAGTACGACACGATGGTGCGCACCAACACCATCGCCGCCGCCGGCATGACGGCGGGCGTCGTCCGCGTCAAGGGCACCGAGCGGGCGCTGGCGATCTCGACGGACGGCAACGGCCGCTACTGCTATCTCAACCCGCGGCGCGGCGCGATGCTGGCCGTCGCCGAAGCGGCGCGGAACGTGGCGTGCGCCGGCGCCGTTCCGATCGGCGCGACGAACTGCCTGAACTTCGGCAATCCCGAGCGTCCCGAGATCATGTGGCAGCTCGTCGAGGCGATCGAGGGGATCGCCGACGCGTGCCGCGCGCTGGACGTGCCGATCACCGGCGGCAACGTCAGCCTCTACAACGAAACGGACGGCCGCGCCATCTACCCGACGCCGATCATCGGGGTGGTCGGGCTGATGGAGGACGCGTCGCGTGTGCTCACCCGGGCGTTCCGCGGCAGCGGCGACGCGGTCGTGCTGCTCGGCGAGGACCGGGGGGAGCTCGGCGGAAGCGAGTACCTGAAGACGATCCACGGCCTGGTGCGCGGCGATGCGCCGGCGCTGGATCTCGCCCGCGAGGCGGCGCTCATCCGGCTGGTGACCGAGAGCGCGTCCGCCGGGCTGCTGCGCTCCGCGCACGACTGCTCGGACGGCGGCATTGCGGTCACGCTGGCGGAATGCAGCTTCGACACGGGAGGCGTCGGCGTGACCGCCGACCTCGCCAGCGAGGTCGAGCTCTTCAGCGAGACCGCGTCGCGAATCGTCGTGTCGGTGGAGGCGTCCAAAGAGCAGGAGCTGCTGGCGCGTGCCGCGGCCGCCGGGGTGCCCGCGCGGCGCATCGGCACCACCGGCGGATCGCGGCTGGCCATCCACGTGGATGGCCGGAGCGCGATCGACGTCGCCGTCACGGAGGCGGAGCGTCTGTGGAGCACCGCGCTCGAGCGGTATTTCAAAAGGGCGGTGGCATGA
- the purS gene encoding phosphoribosylformylglycinamidine synthase subunit PurS — translation MRARVFVTLKKSVFDPQGKTIADALHSMGYTGVGDVRQGKFFELDIAAASADQAKTLASEVADKVLANPVIESYRVEVE, via the coding sequence ATGAGAGCAAGAGTCTTCGTGACGCTCAAGAAGTCCGTGTTCGACCCGCAGGGCAAGACCATCGCCGATGCGCTGCATTCGATGGGATACACCGGCGTGGGCGACGTGCGGCAAGGCAAGTTCTTCGAGCTCGACATCGCGGCGGCGTCGGCCGACCAGGCGAAGACGCTCGCGTCGGAGGTCGCCGACAAGGTGCTGGCGAATCCGGTGATCGAAAGCTACAGGGTGGAAGTGGAGTAG
- the purB gene encoding adenylosuccinate lyase — protein sequence MIQRYTHPEMGAIWSDRRRYETWLDVELAAADAMAEAGLVPREAAAEMRARAGFDIARIEEIESVTQHDVIAFTTAVAEKVGPSARWLHFGLTSSDVIDTAQAIQMREACALLVRNIGTSMEAVRERAEEHRRTPMIGRTHGVHAEPMTFGLKLALWYAELQRDLDRLLRARDVVSVGKISGAVGTFAHLDPSIEARVCERLGLQPAPVSSQVIQRDRHAELLSALAITAASLEKFALEIRGLQKTEIGEVEEPFGKGQKGSSAMPHKRNPIGCEQIVGLARLVRGNAMAALENVALWHERDISHSSVERVILPDSFIALDHMLRRFTRIVRGMVVYPARMLENLGRSRGVVFSGTLLLELARRGISREQAYEWVQRNAMRAFHEEKDFKTLFLADPDVMAVLTPAEVEKAFDLNDQLRNVDAVIDRVFNRELVGAGTARRIELEKRP from the coding sequence ATGATTCAACGCTATACCCATCCGGAGATGGGCGCGATCTGGAGCGATCGCCGCCGTTACGAAACCTGGCTCGACGTCGAGCTTGCCGCCGCCGACGCGATGGCGGAGGCGGGTCTGGTGCCCCGCGAGGCCGCCGCGGAGATGCGCGCCAGGGCGGGCTTCGACATCGCGCGGATCGAGGAGATCGAGTCGGTCACACAGCACGACGTGATCGCCTTCACCACCGCCGTCGCCGAGAAGGTGGGGCCGTCGGCGCGGTGGCTGCACTTCGGGCTGACCTCCTCCGACGTCATCGACACCGCGCAGGCGATCCAGATGCGCGAGGCCTGCGCTCTGCTGGTCCGCAACATCGGCACGTCGATGGAAGCGGTGCGCGAGCGCGCCGAGGAGCATCGCCGCACGCCGATGATCGGCCGCACGCACGGCGTGCACGCCGAGCCGATGACGTTCGGGCTCAAGCTGGCGCTCTGGTACGCCGAGCTGCAGCGCGACCTGGATCGCCTGCTCCGCGCCCGCGACGTGGTGTCGGTCGGCAAGATCTCCGGCGCGGTCGGCACCTTCGCGCATCTCGATCCCTCGATCGAGGCGCGCGTCTGCGAGCGCCTCGGCCTGCAGCCGGCGCCGGTGTCGTCGCAGGTGATCCAGCGCGACCGCCACGCCGAGCTGCTGTCCGCGCTGGCGATCACCGCCGCGTCGCTCGAGAAGTTCGCGCTCGAGATCCGCGGACTGCAGAAGACCGAGATCGGCGAGGTCGAGGAGCCGTTCGGCAAGGGGCAGAAGGGCTCGTCGGCGATGCCGCACAAGCGCAATCCGATCGGCTGCGAGCAGATCGTCGGCCTGGCGCGGCTGGTGCGCGGCAACGCGATGGCGGCGCTGGAGAACGTCGCGCTGTGGCACGAGCGCGACATCTCGCATTCCTCCGTCGAGCGCGTCATCCTGCCCGACAGCTTCATCGCGCTCGATCACATGCTGCGCCGGTTCACCCGCATCGTCCGCGGGATGGTGGTGTATCCGGCGCGGATGCTCGAGAATCTCGGCCGCTCGCGCGGCGTGGTGTTCTCGGGGACGCTGCTCCTCGAGCTGGCCAGACGCGGCATCTCGCGCGAGCAGGCCTACGAGTGGGTGCAGCGCAACGCGATGCGCGCGTTCCACGAGGAGAAGGACTTCAAGACGCTGTTCCTCGCCGACCCGGACGTGATGGCGGTGCTCACGCCGGCGGAGGTCGAGAAGGCGTTCGACCTGAACGATCAGCTGCGCAACGTCGATGCCGTCATCGATCGCGTGTTCAACCGGGAGCTCGTGGGTGCCGGCACCGCCCGGCGGATCGAACTCGAGAAGAGGCCATGA
- the purN gene encoding phosphoribosylglycinamide formyltransferase, which produces MASDPGRRVGVLISGRGSNLQALIDAIADGRLRAEIAVVIANRADADGLARARTAGIPAVAIPHRDFPTRAAFEEAVVAELRARQVALVCLAGFMRLLGPTFLDAFPDAILNIHPSLLPAFPGVDAQRQAWTYGTKVAGATVHLVTGELDGGPIVLQRAVPVEDDDTPETLAARILDAEHQIYPEAVGLVLAREWRIEGRRFVRAAK; this is translated from the coding sequence TTGGCGTCTGACCCCGGACGGCGGGTCGGCGTGCTCATCTCGGGGCGCGGCAGCAACCTGCAGGCGCTGATCGACGCGATCGCGGACGGCCGGCTCCGCGCCGAGATCGCCGTCGTGATCGCCAACCGCGCCGACGCCGACGGTCTCGCGCGGGCGCGGACGGCGGGCATCCCCGCCGTCGCCATCCCCCATCGCGATTTCCCGACGCGCGCCGCCTTCGAGGAGGCGGTCGTCGCCGAACTCCGCGCGCGGCAGGTCGCGCTCGTCTGCCTCGCCGGGTTCATGCGCCTGCTCGGCCCGACCTTCCTCGACGCCTTCCCGGATGCCATCCTCAACATCCACCCGTCGCTCCTCCCCGCCTTTCCGGGCGTCGACGCGCAGCGCCAGGCGTGGACGTACGGCACGAAGGTCGCCGGCGCCACCGTGCACCTCGTCACCGGCGAGCTCGACGGCGGTCCGATCGTTCTGCAGCGCGCCGTCCCGGTCGAAGACGACGACACGCCGGAGACGCTCGCGGCGCGGATCCTCGACGCCGAACACCAGATCTATCCGGAGGCCGTGGGGCTGGTGCTGGCGCGGGAATGGCGGATCGAAGGGCGCCGCTTCGTCCGCGCCGCGAAGTGA